The Salvelinus alpinus chromosome 28, SLU_Salpinus.1, whole genome shotgun sequence genome includes a window with the following:
- the LOC139557748 gene encoding rho GTPase-activating protein 4-like isoform X3, with protein sequence MTSHVKLRKERVGAVDYDTQIKEVRCQLVDQLKVLDLQLEQKSQQLQDLTDYLRRRSEIEGEYARSLDKLAERFTSKIKRKEPGSGQSVAQCWLVLLAQTRQESKDHSGVSDSCSTTLTQPLTHCLEITQRLAKRTKDVCSQLQDGLLKVTTELQTAWRTYYQYHSEYESAEGKLKEAEKQKQGASKKIEKRQCKVQEIQLKCTKARNDYLLNLAAANASMNKYYLQDLSSLMDCSDIGYHLSLSRVLRSYLSSRSRAQQNLSGGLQQLHTAVSGLDQIQDRDNLLQTHTNTFCLPLRFHYQPHEGDQVCEVSAEQEIRCEMETRFQQLQSKLTGFTQETEEAGKKLHAARSALLEGISDDDLDPPPSSNQTQGSQVHLQIPSQSQGQGGSSESLASSSSRPSLARRRANLQETEALYCANVKEYLCKSSLVSKLQAKHDLLKVAVEKAEPTNGHQTRKLLRVRSKSQPSVQYTHKLFTGDMLSFIQASGQEIPVVVESCIRFINLNGLHHEGIFRVPGSQGKVNSLRDAFERGEDPVADSRCDLDSVAGVLKLYFRTLENPLFPQDSTAQLLEYAQIDNETERAAKLKSVISSYPPPVSTVMRYLFAFLHHVSQYSDENMMQPYNLAVCFGPSLLRGAQDDDVVTLQPQINSLVKSIILQHESIFPSLAELQGPVYEKCMTLQQDDCEEGEGDSEHHSKEESESKGERSRANSSCSSRQSPGGGTVTPGGKFTLQFPITPQGWPLSPGYISKEAQDLSSSEDITVQVDEEVCRQMDSVFKELLSRQSLPPSSVTSSPSSHPPPQQKKGGIGWRREKPV encoded by the exons ATGACATCACATGTGAAGCTGAGAAAAGAGAGAGTTGGAGCTGTGGACTATGACACACAAATCAAAG AGGTGCGTTGTCAGTTGGTGGACCAGTTGAAGGTTTTGGATCTGCAGTTGGAGCAGAAATCTCAGCAGCTTCAGGATCTGACAGACTACCTGCGTAGACGCAGTGAGATAGAAGGAGAGTACGCACGCTCGCTGGACAAATTGGCCGAGAGGTTTACCTCCAAAATCAAAAG GAAGGAGCCTGGCAGTGGTCAGTCTGTGGCGCAGTGTTGGCTGGTCCTGCTGGCtcagaccagacaggagagcaaaGACCACAGTGGTGTGAGTGACAGCtgtagcaccaccctcacccagcCCCTCACACACTGTCTGGAGATCACACAGCGCCTGGCCAAGAGG ACTAAAGATGTCTGTAGCCAGTTACAGGATGGGCTGTTGAAGGTCACCACAGAGCTACAGACA GCGTGGCGGACCTACTACCAGTACCACTCAGAGTATGAGTCTGCAGAGGGAAAGCTGAAGGAAGCAGAGAAACAGAAGCAAGGAGCTTCTAAAAAGATTGAGAAA AGACAGTGTAAAGTGCAGGAGATCCAGTTGAAGTGCACTAAGGCTCGTAATGACTACCTTCTCAATCTGGCTGCAGCCAACGCTTCCATGAACAAGTACTATCTCCAAGACCTCTCCTCACTCATGGAC TGTTCAGACATTGGCTACCACCTTTCTCTGTCCCGTGTGCTACGCTCCTACCTGTCCAGCCGCTCCCGGGCCCAGCAGAACCTGAGTGGAGGGCTGCAGCAGCTCCACACTGCTGTGTCTGGACTGGACCAGATTCAGGACAGAGACAACCTGCTACAGACTCACACCAACACCTTCTGTCTACCCCTCCGCTTCCACTACCAGCCACACGAGGGAGACCAG GTGTGTGAGGTGAGTGCagaacaggagattaggtgtgagATGGAGACCAGGTTCCAACAGCTGCAGTCAAAGCTCACCGGGTTCACTCAGGAAACAGAGGAG GCAGGTAAGAAGCTCCATGCGGCCCGCTCGGCCCTGCTAGAAGGTATCAGTGATGATGACCTGGATCCTCCACCCTCCAGCAACCAGACCCAGGGCTCCCAGGTCCATCTCCAGATCCCGTCTCAGAGCCAAGGTCAGGGGGGAAGCAGTGAGAGCCTGGCCAGCAGCAGTAGCAGACCCAGTCTGGCCAGACGGAGAGCCAACCTGCAGGAGACTGAGGCACTCTACTGTGCT AACGTGAAGGAGTATCTCTGTAAAAGCTCTCTGGTATCTAAACTACAGGCAAAACATGATCTGCTTAAAGTGGCGGTTGAGAAAG CTGAACCAACCAATGGTCATCAGACCAG GAAGTTATTGCGTGTGAGGAGCAAGAGTCAACCCAGCGTCCAGTACACCCACAAACTCTTCACCGGAGACATGCTCTCCTTCATACAGGCATCAGGACAGGAGATACCGGTAGTGGTGGAAAGCTGCATTCGCTTCATCAACCTTAACG gtctccacCATGAGGGTATCTTCAGAGTACCAGGGTCTCAGGGGAAGGTCAACAGTCTGAGAGATGCCTTTGAGCGAG GAGAGGACCCTGTGGCAGACAGCAGGTGTGACTTGGACTCAGTAGCAGGCGTACTGAAACTCTATTTTAGAACCCTGGAGAACCCTCTCTTTCCCCAGGACAGCACCGCTCAGCTCCTGGAGTACGCAC AGATCGACAACGAGACGGAGAGAGCAGCTAAACTCAAATCAGTCATCTCCTCTTATCCTCCACCTGTCAGCACCGTCATGAGATACCTCTTTGCATTCCTCCATCA TGTGTCTCAGTACAGCGATGAGAACATGATGCAGCCCTATAacctggctgtgtgcttcggcCCCAGTCTGCTACGAGGGGCGCAGGATGATGATGTTGTTACCTTGCAGCCTCAGATCAACTCCCTGGTGAAGAGCATCATCTTGCAGCACGAGAGCATCTTCCCCAGCCTGGCCGAGCTACAGGGACCAGTGTATGAGAAATGCATGACGCTGCAGCAAGACGACTG tgaggagggagaaggggattcAGAACACCACAGTAAAGAAG AGTCCGAGTCAAAGGGGGAGCGATCTCGAGCCAACAGCAGCTGCAGTTCAAGACAGTCCCCAGGAGGGGGCACTGTGACCCCTGGAGGAAAGTTCACCTTACAGTTCCCCATAACCCCACAGGGATGGCCCCTCTCCCCCGGATACATAAGCAAAGA
- the LOC139558025 gene encoding N-alpha-acetyltransferase 10-like, with translation MNIRNARPEDLMNMQHCNLLCLPENYQMKYYFYHGLSWPQLSYIAEDENGKIVGYVLAKMEEDPDDVPHGHITSLAVKRSHRRLGLAQKLMDQASRAMIENFNAKYVSLHVRKSNRAALHLYSNTLKFQISEIEPKYYADGEDAYAMKRDLAHMADEVPQLRKPGVKALGQETLTATTTPGDQEKEGERDSGGDSKELSEVSEATESTDVKDSSSDSQ, from the exons ATGAATATTCGCAACGCGAGG CCGGAGGACCTTATGAACATGCAGCACTGCAACCTGCTGTGTCTCCCAGAGAACTACCAGATGAAATACTACTTCTACCATGGACTGTCCTGGCCACAG CTCTCCTACATCGCTGAGGATGAGAATGGCAAAATAGTGGGATATGTTTTGGCCAAGAT GGAGGAGGATCCAGATGATGTCCCCCATGGTCACATCACATCCCTG gctgTCAAGCGCTCTCACAGACGTCTGGGTCTGGCTCAGAAGCTGATGGACCAAGCCAGCCGAGCTATGATTGAAAACTTCAACGCCAAATATGTCTCACTTCATGTCCGGAAAAG TAACCGAGCGGCCTTGCACCTGTACTCCAACACACTGAAATTCCA GATTAGTGAAATAGAGCCCAAGTACTATGCAGATGGGGAGGATGCCTATGCCATGAAGAGAGACCTAGCTCACATGGCTGATGAG gtcccacagttgaggaAGCCAGGAGTGAAGGCACTGGGTCAGGAGACCCTTACTGCTACGACCACACCCGGTGaccaggagaaagagggagagagagacagtggcgGAGACAGCAAAGAACTCAGTGAAGTTAGCGAAGCAACAGAGAGCACAGACGTCAAAGATTCATCCTCCGATTCACAATGA
- the LOC139557748 gene encoding rho GTPase-activating protein 4-like isoform X2, giving the protein MYHLMCRTSNSSVLLLLISWQSVQIIDTNYILTHDILLPEFHPVGATMTSHVKLRKERVGAVDYDTQIKEVRCQLVDQLKVLDLQLEQKSQQLQDLTDYLRRRSEIEGEYARSLDKLAERFTSKIKRKEPGSGQSVAQCWLVLLAQTRQESKDHSGVSDSCSTTLTQPLTHCLEITQRLAKRTKDVCSQLQDGLLKVTTELQTAWRTYYQYHSEYESAEGKLKEAEKQKQGASKKIEKRQCKVQEIQLKCTKARNDYLLNLAAANASMNKYYLQDLSSLMDCSDIGYHLSLSRVLRSYLSSRSRAQQNLSGGLQQLHTAVSGLDQIQDRDNLLQTHTNTFCLPLRFHYQPHEGDQVCEVSAEQEIRCEMETRFQQLQSKLTGFTQETEEAGKKLHAARSALLEGISDDDLDPPPSSNQTQGSQVHLQIPSQSQGQGGSSESLASSSSRPSLARRRANLQETEALYCANVKEYLCKSSLVSKLQAKHDLLKVAVEKAEPTNGHQTRKLLRVRSKSQPSVQYTHKLFTGDMLSFIQASGQEIPVVVESCIRFINLNGLHHEGIFRVPGSQGKVNSLRDAFERGEDPVADSRCDLDSVAGVLKLYFRTLENPLFPQDSTAQLLEYAQIDNETERAAKLKSVISSYPPPVSTVMRYLFAFLHHVSQYSDENMMQPYNLAVCFGPSLLRGAQDDDVVTLQPQINSLVKSIILQHESIFPSLAELQGPVYEKCMTLQQDDCEEGEGDSEHHSKEESESKGERSRANSSCSSRQSPGGGTVTPGGKFTLQFPITPQGWPLSPGYISKEFPQDRRLQDGKILTRKNQDIHVVDFHCYL; this is encoded by the exons ATGTACCATCTAATGTGCCGTACTAGCAATAgttctgtactgctgctgctcatttcatggcaaagtgtgcaaataatagatacaaattatatacttactcatgatatacttctgccag AGTTTCACCCTGTCGGAGCAACAATGACATCACATGTGAAGCTGAGAAAAGAGAGAGTTGGAGCTGTGGACTATGACACACAAATCAAAG AGGTGCGTTGTCAGTTGGTGGACCAGTTGAAGGTTTTGGATCTGCAGTTGGAGCAGAAATCTCAGCAGCTTCAGGATCTGACAGACTACCTGCGTAGACGCAGTGAGATAGAAGGAGAGTACGCACGCTCGCTGGACAAATTGGCCGAGAGGTTTACCTCCAAAATCAAAAG GAAGGAGCCTGGCAGTGGTCAGTCTGTGGCGCAGTGTTGGCTGGTCCTGCTGGCtcagaccagacaggagagcaaaGACCACAGTGGTGTGAGTGACAGCtgtagcaccaccctcacccagcCCCTCACACACTGTCTGGAGATCACACAGCGCCTGGCCAAGAGG ACTAAAGATGTCTGTAGCCAGTTACAGGATGGGCTGTTGAAGGTCACCACAGAGCTACAGACA GCGTGGCGGACCTACTACCAGTACCACTCAGAGTATGAGTCTGCAGAGGGAAAGCTGAAGGAAGCAGAGAAACAGAAGCAAGGAGCTTCTAAAAAGATTGAGAAA AGACAGTGTAAAGTGCAGGAGATCCAGTTGAAGTGCACTAAGGCTCGTAATGACTACCTTCTCAATCTGGCTGCAGCCAACGCTTCCATGAACAAGTACTATCTCCAAGACCTCTCCTCACTCATGGAC TGTTCAGACATTGGCTACCACCTTTCTCTGTCCCGTGTGCTACGCTCCTACCTGTCCAGCCGCTCCCGGGCCCAGCAGAACCTGAGTGGAGGGCTGCAGCAGCTCCACACTGCTGTGTCTGGACTGGACCAGATTCAGGACAGAGACAACCTGCTACAGACTCACACCAACACCTTCTGTCTACCCCTCCGCTTCCACTACCAGCCACACGAGGGAGACCAG GTGTGTGAGGTGAGTGCagaacaggagattaggtgtgagATGGAGACCAGGTTCCAACAGCTGCAGTCAAAGCTCACCGGGTTCACTCAGGAAACAGAGGAG GCAGGTAAGAAGCTCCATGCGGCCCGCTCGGCCCTGCTAGAAGGTATCAGTGATGATGACCTGGATCCTCCACCCTCCAGCAACCAGACCCAGGGCTCCCAGGTCCATCTCCAGATCCCGTCTCAGAGCCAAGGTCAGGGGGGAAGCAGTGAGAGCCTGGCCAGCAGCAGTAGCAGACCCAGTCTGGCCAGACGGAGAGCCAACCTGCAGGAGACTGAGGCACTCTACTGTGCT AACGTGAAGGAGTATCTCTGTAAAAGCTCTCTGGTATCTAAACTACAGGCAAAACATGATCTGCTTAAAGTGGCGGTTGAGAAAG CTGAACCAACCAATGGTCATCAGACCAG GAAGTTATTGCGTGTGAGGAGCAAGAGTCAACCCAGCGTCCAGTACACCCACAAACTCTTCACCGGAGACATGCTCTCCTTCATACAGGCATCAGGACAGGAGATACCGGTAGTGGTGGAAAGCTGCATTCGCTTCATCAACCTTAACG gtctccacCATGAGGGTATCTTCAGAGTACCAGGGTCTCAGGGGAAGGTCAACAGTCTGAGAGATGCCTTTGAGCGAG GAGAGGACCCTGTGGCAGACAGCAGGTGTGACTTGGACTCAGTAGCAGGCGTACTGAAACTCTATTTTAGAACCCTGGAGAACCCTCTCTTTCCCCAGGACAGCACCGCTCAGCTCCTGGAGTACGCAC AGATCGACAACGAGACGGAGAGAGCAGCTAAACTCAAATCAGTCATCTCCTCTTATCCTCCACCTGTCAGCACCGTCATGAGATACCTCTTTGCATTCCTCCATCA TGTGTCTCAGTACAGCGATGAGAACATGATGCAGCCCTATAacctggctgtgtgcttcggcCCCAGTCTGCTACGAGGGGCGCAGGATGATGATGTTGTTACCTTGCAGCCTCAGATCAACTCCCTGGTGAAGAGCATCATCTTGCAGCACGAGAGCATCTTCCCCAGCCTGGCCGAGCTACAGGGACCAGTGTATGAGAAATGCATGACGCTGCAGCAAGACGACTG tgaggagggagaaggggattcAGAACACCACAGTAAAGAAG AGTCCGAGTCAAAGGGGGAGCGATCTCGAGCCAACAGCAGCTGCAGTTCAAGACAGTCCCCAGGAGGGGGCACTGTGACCCCTGGAGGAAAGTTCACCTTACAGTTCCCCATAACCCCACAGGGATGGCCCCTCTCCCCCGGATACATAAGCAAAGA
- the LOC139557748 gene encoding rho GTPase-activating protein 4-like isoform X1 — protein MYHLMCRTSNSSVLLLLISWQSVQIIDTNYILTHDILLPEFHPVGATMTSHVKLRKERVGAVDYDTQIKEVRCQLVDQLKVLDLQLEQKSQQLQDLTDYLRRRSEIEGEYARSLDKLAERFTSKIKRKEPGSGQSVAQCWLVLLAQTRQESKDHSGVSDSCSTTLTQPLTHCLEITQRLAKRTKDVCSQLQDGLLKVTTELQTAWRTYYQYHSEYESAEGKLKEAEKQKQGASKKIEKRQCKVQEIQLKCTKARNDYLLNLAAANASMNKYYLQDLSSLMDCSDIGYHLSLSRVLRSYLSSRSRAQQNLSGGLQQLHTAVSGLDQIQDRDNLLQTHTNTFCLPLRFHYQPHEGDQVCEVSAEQEIRCEMETRFQQLQSKLTGFTQETEEAGKKLHAARSALLEGISDDDLDPPPSSNQTQGSQVHLQIPSQSQGQGGSSESLASSSSRPSLARRRANLQETEALYCANVKEYLCKSSLVSKLQAKHDLLKVAVEKAEPTNGHQTRKLLRVRSKSQPSVQYTHKLFTGDMLSFIQASGQEIPVVVESCIRFINLNGLHHEGIFRVPGSQGKVNSLRDAFERGEDPVADSRCDLDSVAGVLKLYFRTLENPLFPQDSTAQLLEYAQIDNETERAAKLKSVISSYPPPVSTVMRYLFAFLHHVSQYSDENMMQPYNLAVCFGPSLLRGAQDDDVVTLQPQINSLVKSIILQHESIFPSLAELQGPVYEKCMTLQQDDCEEGEGDSEHHSKEESESKGERSRANSSCSSRQSPGGGTVTPGGKFTLQFPITPQGWPLSPGYISKEAQDLSSSEDITVQVDEEVCRQMDSVFKELLSRQSLPPSSVTSSPSSHPPPQQKKGGIGWRREKPV, from the exons ATGTACCATCTAATGTGCCGTACTAGCAATAgttctgtactgctgctgctcatttcatggcaaagtgtgcaaataatagatacaaattatatacttactcatgatatacttctgccag AGTTTCACCCTGTCGGAGCAACAATGACATCACATGTGAAGCTGAGAAAAGAGAGAGTTGGAGCTGTGGACTATGACACACAAATCAAAG AGGTGCGTTGTCAGTTGGTGGACCAGTTGAAGGTTTTGGATCTGCAGTTGGAGCAGAAATCTCAGCAGCTTCAGGATCTGACAGACTACCTGCGTAGACGCAGTGAGATAGAAGGAGAGTACGCACGCTCGCTGGACAAATTGGCCGAGAGGTTTACCTCCAAAATCAAAAG GAAGGAGCCTGGCAGTGGTCAGTCTGTGGCGCAGTGTTGGCTGGTCCTGCTGGCtcagaccagacaggagagcaaaGACCACAGTGGTGTGAGTGACAGCtgtagcaccaccctcacccagcCCCTCACACACTGTCTGGAGATCACACAGCGCCTGGCCAAGAGG ACTAAAGATGTCTGTAGCCAGTTACAGGATGGGCTGTTGAAGGTCACCACAGAGCTACAGACA GCGTGGCGGACCTACTACCAGTACCACTCAGAGTATGAGTCTGCAGAGGGAAAGCTGAAGGAAGCAGAGAAACAGAAGCAAGGAGCTTCTAAAAAGATTGAGAAA AGACAGTGTAAAGTGCAGGAGATCCAGTTGAAGTGCACTAAGGCTCGTAATGACTACCTTCTCAATCTGGCTGCAGCCAACGCTTCCATGAACAAGTACTATCTCCAAGACCTCTCCTCACTCATGGAC TGTTCAGACATTGGCTACCACCTTTCTCTGTCCCGTGTGCTACGCTCCTACCTGTCCAGCCGCTCCCGGGCCCAGCAGAACCTGAGTGGAGGGCTGCAGCAGCTCCACACTGCTGTGTCTGGACTGGACCAGATTCAGGACAGAGACAACCTGCTACAGACTCACACCAACACCTTCTGTCTACCCCTCCGCTTCCACTACCAGCCACACGAGGGAGACCAG GTGTGTGAGGTGAGTGCagaacaggagattaggtgtgagATGGAGACCAGGTTCCAACAGCTGCAGTCAAAGCTCACCGGGTTCACTCAGGAAACAGAGGAG GCAGGTAAGAAGCTCCATGCGGCCCGCTCGGCCCTGCTAGAAGGTATCAGTGATGATGACCTGGATCCTCCACCCTCCAGCAACCAGACCCAGGGCTCCCAGGTCCATCTCCAGATCCCGTCTCAGAGCCAAGGTCAGGGGGGAAGCAGTGAGAGCCTGGCCAGCAGCAGTAGCAGACCCAGTCTGGCCAGACGGAGAGCCAACCTGCAGGAGACTGAGGCACTCTACTGTGCT AACGTGAAGGAGTATCTCTGTAAAAGCTCTCTGGTATCTAAACTACAGGCAAAACATGATCTGCTTAAAGTGGCGGTTGAGAAAG CTGAACCAACCAATGGTCATCAGACCAG GAAGTTATTGCGTGTGAGGAGCAAGAGTCAACCCAGCGTCCAGTACACCCACAAACTCTTCACCGGAGACATGCTCTCCTTCATACAGGCATCAGGACAGGAGATACCGGTAGTGGTGGAAAGCTGCATTCGCTTCATCAACCTTAACG gtctccacCATGAGGGTATCTTCAGAGTACCAGGGTCTCAGGGGAAGGTCAACAGTCTGAGAGATGCCTTTGAGCGAG GAGAGGACCCTGTGGCAGACAGCAGGTGTGACTTGGACTCAGTAGCAGGCGTACTGAAACTCTATTTTAGAACCCTGGAGAACCCTCTCTTTCCCCAGGACAGCACCGCTCAGCTCCTGGAGTACGCAC AGATCGACAACGAGACGGAGAGAGCAGCTAAACTCAAATCAGTCATCTCCTCTTATCCTCCACCTGTCAGCACCGTCATGAGATACCTCTTTGCATTCCTCCATCA TGTGTCTCAGTACAGCGATGAGAACATGATGCAGCCCTATAacctggctgtgtgcttcggcCCCAGTCTGCTACGAGGGGCGCAGGATGATGATGTTGTTACCTTGCAGCCTCAGATCAACTCCCTGGTGAAGAGCATCATCTTGCAGCACGAGAGCATCTTCCCCAGCCTGGCCGAGCTACAGGGACCAGTGTATGAGAAATGCATGACGCTGCAGCAAGACGACTG tgaggagggagaaggggattcAGAACACCACAGTAAAGAAG AGTCCGAGTCAAAGGGGGAGCGATCTCGAGCCAACAGCAGCTGCAGTTCAAGACAGTCCCCAGGAGGGGGCACTGTGACCCCTGGAGGAAAGTTCACCTTACAGTTCCCCATAACCCCACAGGGATGGCCCCTCTCCCCCGGATACATAAGCAAAGA